TTGCAGTCATCCAAAAAGGCATTCAGTTCATCCGAATAGAGTTTTAGAGCATAACCGGGAGAGCCCTCAGCTATTTCCAAAACATGTTTTAAACCAATGCTATCGGCTTCCACCTGTGTTTTAAGCCACTCTAGCGTGGTTTCAAAGGGAGGTGGATTAAAATGTAATTTGCGGCAACGCGAGCGTATGGTGGGGAGAACGCTAAAGAGTTGAGACGCTACCAAAATAAAATAAGTATTGGCAGGTGGTTCTTCCAAAGTTTTTAAAAGGGCATTGCCAGCTTGGGTGGTCATTTCGTTAATATTATTAATCACCACAATTTTGGCTTTGGCCTCCAGCGGAGCCATGGAAATGCGTTTTTGAAGGGAGCGCACATGATCAATTTTTACTGTTTCATTCTCGCCATCTAAAAAGAAAAAATCGGGATGTTGATTGGAGGATACTTTTAAGCAAGCAGCACAAGTGCCGCAGGGCAATTGGCTTTTAGGTTCGGTATCGCCAAAGAGAGAGACTGTATCTTGCGGGTTTTGGATTTTTTCACAAAATGAATAAGCCACAAAAGTGCGGGCTACCAGTTGTTTGCCAATACCACTTGGCCCATAAAATAAGTAGGCTTGGGCCAAGCTTTGATTTTGGGCTTCGTGTATCAGTTGCTGCCAATTATGTTCGTGACCAAAAAACTTCATGCCAGTAACGCCTCTATTTTTTGTATCACCATCTGATGAATGGTTTCTTTACTTCCGGAGGCATCAATAATTTCAAATCGGTGTGGCTCATTTTTGGCTAAGGCTAAGTAACCAGCCTGAACTTTTTTATGAAACTCCAGTTTTTCGTTTTCAAAACGGCCTTCATCGGTAGTGGCCTGTGCATTGCGATCGAGCGCCCGCTTTAATCCTATAGCCGGGTCTAAATTAAACAAAAAAGTTTTATGCGGAGTTAACCCCTGGGTGGCCATCTTATTTAAGTTATCAATCAGCTTTAAATCGAGCCCTCGGCCATAGCCTTGGTAGGCCAGGGTAGCATCGGTAAAACGATCGCACAGAACAATCTGGTGATTGAGAAGGGATGGTTGAATGAGTTCCTCCACATGCTGAGCTCGTGATGCCGTGTAGAGGAGAAGTTCGGTTAAGGGTTTAATTTCCTTGTTTTTAGAATCGAGCAAAATACTGCGGATAGCGTTTGCTGTGGGGGTGCCTCCCGGTTCGCGTGTGAGTTTTACAGATACCCCTTTTGATTTTAAATATTGTTCTAACAGGGCTATTTGCGTGCTTTTGCCACAGCCTTCGGTACCTTCAAATGTAATAAAAAGTGAAGAGGGCATTTCTAGGTATATAGGGGCAAGAAGGGGAAAATACAAATAAAAAAGCCCCTCCCGTGAGGGAGGGGCTTTTTATAAAACAGTCTAATTTATAAATTAGAAAGTATAGGCAAATTGAGCCAAGAGCGACTGAGCATCAGAGTTAGCCTGAGCTTTAGCAGCTTTTACCCAATCATAACGGTATTCTAATTTCATTTTAGCACCGTCAGCAATTTGGTAACCTACACCCAAAGTACCTGATAAAGAGGTACCTTCGAAACCGGTTGTTCCACCAAGACCGGTGTAAGCGCCACCAGTGGTAGAAGCAGGGTCAGTAATACCGATGGGATCCATTTCCCAAATGTAGCCAACACGGCCAGTGATATCCCAAACATCGCTAGCTTTGTAGTTCAAAGCAGCTAAGCCGGCAATCGCAGTACGTTTGTTGCCACCAGCTACGCCAGTGTCAGACGAACGGTATACACCTTCAGCAGCAACGCTGATGGTATCGGAAGCAGCCCACATGAAATCTACGTCGCCGTAGAAATCAAAATCGCTGTTGCCAGCGGTTTCAGGACCAAAACCACCGGAAATACCTAAGGTAGATTCGCGACCTTCTTCACCCCAGTTAAAGCCCAAGCGTACAAGGGCAGAAGGGATGCGGCTATCGCCAAAACCAGCAGCGTTTAAGTTGTTAACAACGCCAACGTGCAAGTCTACTAAATCGCTGAAAGCGTAGTAGATTTTAGCACCGGTAACGCTGGTAGGGGTCATATAGCGA
Above is a genomic segment from bacterium containing:
- a CDS encoding porin, which gives rise to MKKLIYTGLLAAMVMASTSARANGTPAPAPASEGLEISGAVDIVGGWQHDDKDAAGTTGSIGGLADYDNGAAIGNTSNGDHFRMVVNQVEVDLQKSFGENIRLRADLDFRDLANTNGTGAGGDVVNVEQAYVTANIAAGNGIEFLFGKFNAPVGVESVDSRDNWLISYAAPYRYMTPTSVTGAKIYYAFSDLVDLHVGVVNNLNAAGFGDSRIPSALVRLGFNWGEEGRESTLGISGGFGPETAGNSDFDFYGDVDFMWAASDTISVAAEGVYRSSDTGVAGGNKRTAIAGLAALNYKASDVWDITGRVGYIWEMDPIGITDPASTTGGAYTGLGGTTGFEGTSLSGTLGVGYQIADGAKMKLEYRYDWVKAAKAQANSDAQSLLAQFAYTF
- the holB gene encoding DNA polymerase III subunit delta' — encoded protein: MKFFGHEHNWQQLIHEAQNQSLAQAYLFYGPSGIGKQLVARTFVAYSFCEKIQNPQDTVSLFGDTEPKSQLPCGTCAACLKVSSNQHPDFFFLDGENETVKIDHVRSLQKRISMAPLEAKAKIVVINNINEMTTQAGNALLKTLEEPPANTYFILVASQLFSVLPTIRSRCRKLHFNPPPFETTLEWLKTQVEADSIGLKHVLEIAEGSPGYALKLYSDELNAFLDDCKTLTQGKASFTHIKQKVDEWVKADYDPADGLQFLKKNFFTKMVSSGDTNFMQKIELIEKTQKDMKRNVNKALALENLFLGLSS
- the tmk gene encoding dTMP kinase, with the protein product MPSSLFITFEGTEGCGKSTQIALLEQYLKSKGVSVKLTREPGGTPTANAIRSILLDSKNKEIKPLTELLLYTASRAQHVEELIQPSLLNHQIVLCDRFTDATLAYQGYGRGLDLKLIDNLNKMATQGLTPHKTFLFNLDPAIGLKRALDRNAQATTDEGRFENEKLEFHKKVQAGYLALAKNEPHRFEIIDASGSKETIHQMVIQKIEALLA